One segment of Pontibacter akesuensis DNA contains the following:
- a CDS encoding PAS domain-containing sensor histidine kinase, which translates to MPHIPTDTTILSLLAKHTKHPTFLFEVASKRLAFINQAFEKAFNMTTGTEVSPEELQQVVHPEDREYVREAYKRLLEEKDGKEVEFRAQLPGQQVRWFCLTPYMAGDADGKVFVVGSVEDITASRQYNDYLKKYSAKKNSILHLLAHDLAGPLGLIGSLSEVLAEETRQYRSTELNKLVELIASTSAHSVAMIKDLTNHEFLETTGVDLIKRRVNMVEKFKEVIEQYRKSEGEIRKTFVFEPSSDTIFAALDDAKFMQAINNLISNAIKFTYPGGIISVRLQERAQSVLVEVEDNGVGIPEKFYDILFDKFTNARRPGLNGEPSTGLGMSIIKMIVEWHSGEIWFKSEEGKGTTFYIEVPKE; encoded by the coding sequence ATGCCACACATACCTACAGATACAACCATACTCTCGCTCCTGGCGAAACATACCAAGCATCCTACTTTCCTATTTGAAGTAGCGTCCAAACGCCTGGCTTTTATCAATCAGGCGTTTGAAAAGGCCTTTAACATGACGACGGGCACTGAAGTATCACCGGAGGAGCTGCAGCAAGTTGTGCACCCGGAAGACAGGGAGTATGTGCGCGAAGCCTATAAAAGGCTGCTGGAGGAGAAGGATGGAAAAGAAGTAGAGTTCCGCGCGCAACTGCCGGGGCAGCAGGTGCGGTGGTTTTGCCTGACACCCTACATGGCAGGCGATGCTGACGGGAAAGTGTTTGTGGTAGGGTCTGTGGAGGACATTACCGCTTCGCGGCAGTACAACGACTACCTGAAGAAGTACAGCGCGAAGAAAAACTCTATCCTCCATTTGCTGGCCCACGATCTGGCTGGTCCGCTGGGCCTGATTGGCTCTTTATCGGAGGTGCTGGCTGAGGAAACGAGGCAGTACAGAAGCACGGAACTGAACAAGCTTGTTGAGCTCATTGCCAGCACCAGTGCGCACAGCGTAGCCATGATCAAGGACCTCACCAACCATGAGTTTCTGGAGACAACCGGCGTAGACCTGATCAAGCGAAGGGTAAACATGGTCGAGAAATTCAAGGAGGTAATAGAGCAGTACCGCAAGTCTGAGGGAGAGATCAGGAAAACGTTTGTATTCGAACCCTCCTCCGATACGATCTTCGCTGCCCTGGACGATGCCAAGTTTATGCAGGCCATCAACAACCTGATCTCTAACGCCATTAAGTTTACTTACCCCGGGGGCATCATAAGCGTGCGCCTGCAGGAGCGTGCGCAAAGCGTGCTGGTGGAGGTGGAGGACAATGGTGTGGGCATTCCCGAAAAATTCTATGATATCCTGTTCGATAAATTCACCAATGCGCGCCGGCCCGGCCTGAATGGAGAACCTTCCACGGGCTTAGGCATGAGCATTATTAAAATGATTGTAGAGTGGCACAGTGGAGAAATCTGGTTTAAAAGTGAAGAGGGCAAAGGCACGACCTTCTACATCGAGGTTCCGAAAGAGTAA